In one Winogradskyella sp. MH6 genomic region, the following are encoded:
- a CDS encoding aspartate kinase translates to MRVYKFGGASVKDADGVKNLASVLKETGYDNTLVVVSAMGKTTNAMEVVIKNYFENKGELQSSIHDVIKYHNEILLDLFDNERHEVFTAVKSLFDELNMFFKSNKSPDYNYVYDQTIGFGELISTTIISYYLNEIGLKNNWLDVREYIKTDNYYRRANVNWDLTQEYISSKFNKSVLNITQGFLGSDSNNFTTTLGREGSDYTAAIFAYCLNANSVTIWKDVPGVLNADPRYFENAQLLNQISYREAIELAFYGASVIHPKTLQPLQQKEIPLYVKSFVNPKTEGTCVSKGKAIEPEVPCFIVKKNQILISLSSLDFSYIVEENISEIFSLLHLYKMKVDVIQNSAISFSVCIDNIYNNRDKLLQHLKAKFNVTCYDDVSLYTVRHYNEEAINELEKDKTVLLKQLTRETVQIVTK, encoded by the coding sequence ATGCGCGTTTATAAATTTGGTGGTGCTTCGGTAAAGGATGCGGATGGTGTAAAAAATTTAGCCTCTGTTTTAAAAGAAACAGGTTATGACAATACATTAGTTGTTGTCTCTGCAATGGGAAAAACAACCAATGCAATGGAAGTTGTTATCAAAAATTATTTTGAGAATAAAGGAGAGTTACAAAGCTCTATTCACGATGTTATTAAATACCACAATGAGATTCTGTTAGATTTATTCGATAACGAACGTCATGAAGTATTTACTGCTGTAAAATCACTTTTTGATGAATTGAATATGTTTTTTAAAAGTAATAAGTCACCAGATTACAATTACGTATATGACCAAACTATCGGTTTTGGTGAGTTAATATCTACAACAATAATTAGTTATTACTTAAATGAGATAGGTTTAAAAAATAATTGGTTAGATGTTAGAGAGTATATAAAGACAGATAACTACTATAGACGAGCTAACGTAAATTGGGACTTAACGCAAGAGTATATTTCTTCAAAATTTAATAAGTCAGTTCTTAATATTACACAAGGTTTTTTGGGTAGTGATTCTAATAATTTTACAACAACTTTAGGACGAGAAGGAAGTGATTACACTGCAGCTATTTTTGCATATTGCCTCAATGCTAATAGTGTTACCATTTGGAAAGATGTTCCAGGTGTATTAAATGCAGATCCACGTTATTTTGAAAATGCTCAGCTACTCAACCAAATTTCGTACAGAGAAGCAATAGAGTTGGCATTTTATGGTGCATCTGTTATTCATCCAAAGACCTTGCAGCCATTACAGCAAAAGGAAATTCCGTTGTATGTAAAATCATTTGTAAACCCAAAAACAGAAGGTACTTGTGTAAGTAAAGGAAAAGCGATAGAGCCAGAAGTGCCTTGTTTTATCGTTAAGAAAAATCAGATTTTAATTTCATTATCGTCATTAGACTTTTCGTATATCGTTGAAGAAAATATTAGTGAAATATTTAGTTTATTGCATCTTTACAAGATGAAAGTAGATGTTATTCAGAATTCAGCGATAAGTTTTTCGGTATGTATTGATAATATTTACAATAATCGTGATAAATTGTTGCAACATTTAAAAGCTAAATTTAACGTAACATGTTATGATGACGTTAGTCTTTATACAGTTAGACACTATAATGAAGAGGCTATAAATGAGCTCGAAAAAGATAAAACCGTGTTGCTTAAGCAACTAACACGAGAAACAGTTCAAATTGTAACTAAATAA
- a CDS encoding GNAT family N-acyltransferase has translation MRKSSDMGLVTAKEVAKAINADKYGFLGTFFGWLLMKVLKISTINKIYKRNKHLSELDFLNALLDDFQIKFEIPEEDLKRLPKDGAYITISNHPLGGIDGILLLKLMLEQRDDFKIIANFLLHRIEPLKPYVMPVNPFEDRKDAKSSITGFKNAILHLKEGHPLGVFPAGEVSTYRDGKLVVDRPWEEAAMKLIKKAEVPVVPIYFHAKNSRLFYRLSKISDTLRTAKLPSELLTQKRRTIKVRIGRPISVNDQKEHETLEDFTDFLRRKTYMLSKTFEDKPKILDNIKSTVKVPKPPKRIITPIDTELMVTEVENLREKDCRLLVSKNYEVFLASANDMPNILSELGRLREITFREVGEGTNEATDLDQFDAYYHHMFLWDSDKNIVAGAYRMGLGSEIFERYGIDGFYLQDLFRFEPELYKMMSQSIEMGRAFIIKEYQQKPMPLFLLWKGIVHTTLRFPEHKYLIGGVSISNQFSNFSKSLMIEFMKSHYYDPYVAQYVHPKKEFKVKLKDADKEFVFDEAEADLNKLDKLIDEVEPGALRLPVLLKKYIKQNAKIVAFNVDPLFNNAVDGLMYIKIADLPESTVRPVMEEFQAELERKFMDSNDK, from the coding sequence ATGAGGAAATCATCTGATATGGGTTTAGTAACTGCAAAGGAAGTCGCAAAGGCTATTAACGCTGATAAGTATGGTTTCTTAGGAACTTTCTTTGGTTGGCTACTCATGAAAGTACTTAAAATCTCTACGATAAATAAGATATACAAGCGTAATAAGCACCTATCTGAATTAGATTTCTTAAATGCGCTGTTAGATGACTTTCAGATAAAATTTGAAATTCCAGAAGAAGATTTAAAACGTTTACCAAAGGATGGAGCTTATATTACGATTTCAAACCATCCTCTCGGTGGAATAGATGGTATTTTACTTTTAAAACTGATGCTTGAGCAACGCGATGATTTTAAAATTATAGCCAATTTTCTTTTGCATCGAATAGAACCTTTAAAACCTTATGTAATGCCTGTTAATCCTTTTGAAGATCGAAAGGATGCTAAGAGCAGTATCACAGGTTTTAAAAATGCTATTTTACATTTAAAAGAAGGGCACCCATTAGGTGTTTTTCCTGCAGGTGAAGTGTCAACTTACAGAGACGGCAAGTTGGTGGTAGATAGACCATGGGAGGAAGCGGCTATGAAATTGATAAAGAAAGCTGAAGTACCAGTCGTTCCAATTTATTTTCATGCTAAAAACAGCAGATTATTTTATAGGCTTTCAAAAATTAGCGATACACTAAGAACAGCCAAATTACCTTCGGAATTATTGACTCAGAAACGGAGAACTATTAAAGTAAGAATAGGTAGACCAATTTCCGTCAATGACCAAAAAGAGCATGAAACACTAGAGGATTTTACAGATTTCTTAAGAAGAAAAACCTATATGCTTTCTAAAACTTTTGAAGATAAGCCTAAGATTTTAGACAATATTAAGTCAACAGTAAAAGTACCTAAACCACCTAAGCGTATTATAACTCCAATCGATACAGAATTGATGGTTACTGAGGTGGAAAACCTAAGAGAAAAAGATTGTAGATTGTTGGTAAGCAAAAATTATGAAGTGTTTTTAGCTTCTGCCAATGACATGCCAAATATCTTAAGCGAACTAGGAAGGTTGAGAGAGATTACCTTTAGAGAAGTTGGAGAAGGTACAAATGAAGCTACCGATTTAGATCAGTTTGATGCCTATTACCATCATATGTTTTTGTGGGATAGCGATAAAAACATAGTTGCTGGTGCCTATAGAATGGGATTAGGTTCTGAAATTTTTGAGCGTTATGGTATCGATGGGTTCTATCTTCAGGATTTATTCCGCTTTGAGCCAGAGCTATACAAAATGATGAGCCAATCTATTGAAATGGGTCGCGCTTTCATTATTAAAGAATACCAACAAAAGCCAATGCCATTGTTTTTGCTCTGGAAAGGCATTGTGCACACCACATTACGTTTTCCTGAACACAAGTATCTGATAGGTGGTGTAAGTATTAGTAATCAATTTTCAAACTTCTCTAAGAGTTTGATGATTGAGTTTATGAAATCGCATTACTACGACCCTTATGTGGCGCAATATGTGCATCCTAAAAAAGAATTTAAGGTAAAGCTAAAAGATGCTGATAAAGAATTTGTTTTTGATGAAGCGGAAGCCGATTTAAACAAACTCGACAAGCTGATTGATGAAGTAGAACCAGGAGCACTACGTCTACCCGTTTTATTAAAAAAGTACATTAAACAGAATGCCAAAATTGTAGCATTTAATGTAGATCCATTATTCAATAATGCTGTAGATGGATTAATGTATATTAAGATTGCAGATTTACCAGAAAGTACGGTAAGACCTGTTATGGAAGAGTTTCAGGCAGAGTTAGAACGTAAATTTATGGACAGTAATGATAAGTAG
- a CDS encoding carboxypeptidase-like regulatory domain-containing protein, with the protein MISRLLCFLLLPTICFSQTLTGIILDASTSKPLETVAVYFDNTTIGTTTDGEGKFSISYSDAIQSSLVISYLGYEKVIIEDYRAKNDITIKLKPTDVSLDEVFIDFDDGLTRKQKLRLFRKEFLGSSKYGKSCKILNEKDIVLRYDKKRKTLYANADVPIIIKNKVLQYEISFDMIDFEAIYRYVNLKQQDFALDRVAYAGTSYYKNLEKADKKRTKRAREKVYEGSVQHFMRSLFHKSLKKEGYEIYNKGFKVDEYKYFKIEEKDSSGLKEVSLKQKVSILYDRKEQSDINVYVDSFFLDAYGNYSAIKGVYFNGAMGSQRMGDTLPLDYGLNTKKETQS; encoded by the coding sequence ATGATAAGTAGATTATTATGCTTTCTACTACTTCCAACCATCTGTTTTTCACAAACACTTACAGGTATTATTTTAGATGCCTCCACTAGCAAACCTTTAGAAACTGTTGCTGTTTATTTTGATAATACTACCATTGGAACTACTACCGATGGTGAAGGTAAGTTTTCCATAAGTTATTCCGATGCTATACAATCATCTCTTGTGATTTCTTATTTAGGCTACGAAAAAGTAATTATAGAAGATTATAGAGCCAAAAACGATATTACAATAAAACTAAAACCCACAGATGTAAGTCTTGATGAGGTGTTTATAGATTTTGATGATGGTTTAACCAGAAAACAAAAACTTCGATTATTTAGAAAAGAATTTTTAGGAAGTTCAAAATATGGTAAATCTTGCAAAATTTTGAATGAAAAAGACATCGTATTACGATATGATAAAAAAAGAAAGACTTTATATGCCAATGCGGATGTACCTATTATCATAAAAAATAAAGTGCTTCAGTACGAGATATCTTTTGATATGATAGACTTTGAAGCTATCTACCGATATGTAAATTTAAAACAACAAGATTTTGCTTTAGATAGAGTGGCTTATGCTGGCACATCATATTATAAGAACCTAGAAAAAGCAGATAAAAAAAGAACAAAGAGAGCACGAGAAAAAGTATATGAAGGTTCTGTACAGCATTTTATGAGATCGTTGTTTCATAAAAGTCTAAAAAAAGAAGGCTACGAGATTTACAACAAAGGGTTTAAAGTAGATGAGTATAAGTACTTTAAAATTGAGGAGAAAGACAGTTCTGGTCTTAAAGAAGTTTCACTAAAGCAAAAAGTATCAATTTTATACGACAGAAAGGAACAGAGTGATATAAACGTATATGTTGATAGCTTTTTTTTAGACGCTTATGGCAATTATTCAGCAATAAAAGGTGTTTATTTTAACGGTGCCATGGGAAGCCAACGTATGGGAGATACGTTGCCTCTTGATTATGGATTAAACACAAAAAAAGAAACTCAGAGCTAA